One stretch of Oceanimonas pelagia DNA includes these proteins:
- a CDS encoding DUF3726 domain-containing protein, with translation MQVSMNELKAALRRCFEACGYFVGNYEDAANMVLWLEKHGLGGLAELERALPYLTEDADKPLSTVVYEDSTSAIIDSNGRSALNCIAASVDLAHAKALESGIATITVHNCHNRMFALKALTDCGRRGISVTAYWQNGSTTVKEYAAAIKAGERYPSFSEASTSLVTTPEEQQALTIVCSSRVDLAGSLQRSKGNRHARYLSPEDLAENKEYVIDNGIEIDEALWAEINRIGAGILVENSERSRLGAGAQ, from the coding sequence ATGCAGGTTTCAATGAATGAGCTGAAGGCGGCGCTGCGCCGCTGCTTTGAAGCGTGCGGTTACTTTGTGGGCAATTATGAAGACGCCGCCAACATGGTGCTGTGGCTGGAAAAACACGGCCTGGGCGGGCTGGCGGAGCTGGAGCGGGCCTTGCCCTACCTGACCGAAGATGCCGACAAGCCCCTGAGTACGGTCGTCTATGAAGACAGCACCTCGGCCATTATCGACAGCAACGGTCGCAGTGCCCTGAACTGCATTGCCGCTTCGGTGGATCTGGCCCATGCCAAGGCGCTGGAAAGCGGTATTGCCACCATTACCGTGCACAACTGTCACAACCGCATGTTTGCCCTCAAGGCCCTGACCGACTGCGGCCGGCGCGGCATCAGCGTGACCGCCTACTGGCAGAACGGCAGCACCACGGTGAAGGAATATGCCGCGGCCATCAAGGCGGGAGAGCGCTACCCCAGTTTCAGTGAGGCCTCCACCAGTCTGGTAACCACCCCGGAAGAGCAGCAGGCGCTGACCATCGTCTGCAGCTCCCGGGTGGATCTGGCCGGCTCACTGCAGCGCTCCAAGGGCAACCGTCATGCCCGTTATCTGAGCCCCGAGGATCTGGCAGAAAACAAGGAATACGTGATCGATAATGGTATTGAGATCGACGAAGCCTTGTGGGCCGAGATCAATCGCATCGGCGCCGGTATTCTGGTGGAAAACAGCGAACGTTCCCGGCTGGGGGCGGGGGCACAATAA
- a CDS encoding sulfite exporter TauE/SafE family protein gives MLYSASELLALLIVTGGILVQAWVGIGFGLLAAPLLYLLDPAYVPGPVLMLGWGLSMLVVLKQRHRLNWRRVCPAILARLPGSWCGALLLVSLATWQLSLLFGCALLLAVWLSGRRVDLALTPSALTVAGFCSGVLGTATSVGGPPMALLYQHQPRLTTRDELAVFFLAGTPLSLLMLVLEGGTGLLALPLVLKLLPGVALGFWLSRWLELRVHKDSARPAILLISALSALGVLWQGIKAGLLG, from the coding sequence ATGCTGTATTCTGCTTCTGAACTGCTGGCGCTGTTAATCGTCACCGGCGGCATTCTGGTGCAGGCCTGGGTGGGCATCGGTTTCGGGCTGCTGGCCGCGCCACTGCTCTATCTGCTCGATCCCGCCTATGTACCGGGGCCGGTGCTGATGCTGGGCTGGGGGTTGTCAATGCTGGTGGTGCTGAAGCAGCGCCATCGCCTGAACTGGCGACGGGTATGTCCGGCCATCCTGGCTCGCCTGCCGGGATCCTGGTGCGGCGCCCTGCTGCTGGTCAGCCTGGCGACCTGGCAGCTCAGCCTGCTGTTCGGTTGTGCCCTGCTGCTGGCGGTCTGGCTGAGCGGTCGTCGCGTTGATCTCGCCCTCACACCATCCGCGCTCACGGTCGCCGGCTTTTGCTCCGGCGTACTGGGCACCGCCACCTCGGTGGGCGGTCCGCCCATGGCGCTGCTTTACCAGCATCAGCCCCGCCTGACCACCCGTGACGAACTCGCCGTCTTTTTTCTGGCGGGCACGCCGTTGTCGCTGCTGATGCTGGTGCTTGAAGGTGGCACCGGGCTGCTGGCTTTGCCGCTGGTGCTGAAGCTGCTTCCCGGTGTGGCACTGGGCTTCTGGCTGTCCCGCTGGCTTGAGCTCAGAGTGCACAAAGACAGCGCCCGCCCGGCCATTTTGCTGATATCGGCGTTGTCGGCATTGGGGGTGCTGTGGCAGGGAATAAAAGCAGGGTTGCTCGGTTAA
- a CDS encoding CinA family protein, whose protein sequence is MAVDTGILARQLGEALQARGMMMTTAESCTGGGIAAAITDIAGSSAWFDRGFVTYSNAAKTDMLGVDPALIERHGAVSREVAEAMVRGACAASGCGLGVAVTGVAGPGGGSPEKPVGTVWLACCLAAHDRLDCRLLQLDGDRAAVRRQTVMHALRACLGLLEQHPT, encoded by the coding sequence CTGGCGGTGGACACGGGCATACTGGCACGGCAACTGGGGGAGGCGCTGCAGGCGAGAGGCATGATGATGACCACCGCCGAGTCCTGCACCGGCGGCGGCATTGCCGCCGCCATCACCGACATTGCCGGCAGCTCGGCCTGGTTTGACCGGGGCTTTGTCACTTATTCCAACGCCGCCAAAACCGACATGCTGGGGGTGGATCCCGCTCTGATAGAGCGTCATGGTGCGGTCAGCCGGGAAGTGGCCGAGGCCATGGTGCGCGGTGCTTGCGCCGCTTCCGGCTGCGGCCTTGGGGTGGCGGTGACCGGGGTGGCCGGCCCCGGTGGCGGCAGCCCGGAAAAGCCCGTGGGTACCGTCTGGCTGGCCTGCTGCTTGGCAGCCCATGACCGGCTTGACTGCCGGCTGTTGCAGCTTGACGGCGATCGGGCCGCCGTGCGCCGGCAGACGGTGATGCATGCCCTGCGGGCCTGCCTCGGGTTGCTTGAGCAACACCCGACTTGA
- the recA gene encoding recombinase RecA: MDQNKEKALAAALGQIEKQFGKGSIMRLGDNKALNVEAISTGSLSLDIALGIGGLPTGRIVEIYGPESSGKTTLTLQVIAEAQRAGKVCAFVDAEHALDPVYAAKLGVNVDDLLVSQPDTGEQALEICDMLVRSGAVDVIIVDSVAALTPRAEIEGEMGDSHVGLQARLMSQALRKLTANIKSANCLCIFINQIRMKIGVMFGSPETTTGGNALKFYASVRLDIRRIGSIKEGDEVVGNETRVKVVKNKVAPPFKQAEFQIMYGAGISKEGELIELGVKHKLIEKAGAWYSYKGDKIGQGKANSIKYLLEHKNISDEIEQQLRQMLLLAPGATREEGEAKNEAVTELDGADDHNEF; encoded by the coding sequence ATGGATCAGAACAAAGAAAAAGCCTTGGCCGCCGCCCTGGGCCAGATTGAAAAACAGTTTGGCAAGGGCTCCATCATGCGTTTGGGCGACAACAAGGCTTTGAATGTTGAAGCCATTTCCACCGGCTCCCTGTCGCTGGACATTGCCCTGGGCATCGGCGGCCTGCCCACCGGCCGTATCGTGGAAATCTACGGTCCCGAGTCTTCCGGTAAAACCACCCTGACCCTGCAGGTCATTGCCGAGGCCCAGCGCGCCGGCAAGGTGTGTGCCTTTGTGGATGCCGAGCACGCGCTGGATCCCGTGTATGCCGCCAAGCTGGGGGTTAACGTGGACGATCTGCTGGTGTCTCAGCCCGACACCGGCGAACAGGCGCTGGAAATCTGCGACATGCTGGTGCGCTCCGGTGCGGTGGACGTGATCATCGTCGACTCGGTGGCGGCCCTGACCCCCCGCGCCGAAATCGAAGGCGAAATGGGGGACTCCCACGTGGGTCTGCAGGCCCGTCTGATGTCTCAGGCGCTGCGCAAGCTTACCGCCAATATCAAGAGCGCCAACTGCCTGTGTATCTTTATCAACCAGATCCGTATGAAGATCGGTGTCATGTTCGGCAGCCCGGAAACCACTACCGGTGGTAACGCCCTCAAGTTCTATGCCTCCGTGCGCCTCGACATTCGCCGTATCGGCTCCATCAAGGAAGGCGACGAGGTGGTCGGCAACGAAACCCGGGTCAAGGTGGTCAAGAACAAGGTGGCGCCGCCGTTCAAGCAGGCCGAATTCCAGATCATGTACGGCGCCGGCATCTCCAAGGAAGGCGAGCTGATCGAGCTGGGCGTGAAACACAAGCTGATCGAAAAGGCCGGCGCCTGGTACAGCTACAAGGGCGACAAGATCGGCCAGGGCAAGGCCAATTCCATCAAGTATCTGCTGGAGCACAAGAACATCTCCGACGAAATCGAGCAGCAACTGCGTCAGATGCTGCTGCTGGCACCGGGAGCGACCAGGGAAGAAGGCGAGGCGAAGAACGAGGCCGTCACCGAACTGGACGGTGCGGACGATCACAACGAGTTCTGA
- a CDS encoding regulatory protein RecX, giving the protein MFLDAPTPTPSVWDCALRLLSRRDHSRRELAQKLRQRQFDEDAIRQVLDRLEQQNWLQDARFAQVQVRQQVYKKHGPLRIRAELQRKGVSPQEVATALAQQDTDWFELARECHSARFGEAPITDFRERARRMRYLQARGFGPDHIRYALERSDE; this is encoded by the coding sequence ATGTTTTTGGATGCGCCGACCCCAACCCCGTCAGTGTGGGATTGTGCGCTGCGCCTGCTGTCGCGGCGGGATCACAGCCGGCGGGAGCTGGCACAAAAGCTGCGCCAGCGTCAGTTTGACGAAGACGCCATCAGGCAAGTGCTGGATCGGCTGGAGCAGCAGAACTGGCTGCAGGACGCCCGTTTTGCCCAGGTGCAGGTACGCCAGCAGGTGTACAAAAAGCACGGTCCCCTGCGTATTCGCGCCGAACTGCAGCGCAAGGGGGTCAGTCCGCAAGAGGTGGCCACCGCTTTGGCACAGCAGGACACCGACTGGTTTGAACTGGCGCGGGAATGTCACAGCGCCCGCTTTGGCGAGGCGCCCATCACCGATTTCAGGGAACGGGCCCGGCGCATGCGCTACCTGCAGGCGAGGGGCTTTGGCCCGGATCACATTCGCTACGCCCTGGAAAGGAGCGACGAATAG